In Triticum dicoccoides isolate Atlit2015 ecotype Zavitan unplaced genomic scaffold, WEW_v2.0 scaffold53052, whole genome shotgun sequence, one DNA window encodes the following:
- the LOC119346860 gene encoding 6-phosphogluconate dehydrogenase, decarboxylating 1-like produces MALTRIGLAGLAVMGQNLALNIAEKGFPISVYNRTTSKVDETVQRAKLEGNLPLYGFHDPASFVNSIQKPRVVIMLVKAGAPVDQTIATLAAHLEQGDCIVDGGNEWYENTERREKAMEERGLLYLGMGVSGGEEGARHGPSMMPGGSLEAYQYIEDILLKVSAQVPDSGPCVTYIGKGGSGNFVKMVHNGIEYGDMQLIAEAYDVLKSVGKLTNGELQQVFAEWNKGELLSFLVEITADIFSIKDDQGEGYLVDKVLDKTGMKGTGKWTVQQAAELSVAAPTIEASLDSRFLSGLKDERVAASKIFQGDYSSGETVDKAQLIEDVRKALYASKICSYAQGMNIIKAKSVEKGWGLNLGELARIWKGGCIIRASFLDRIKKAYDRNGELANLLIDPEFAQEIMDRQAAWRRVVCLAINNGVSTPGMSASLAYFDSYRRERLPANLVQAQRDYFGAHTYERVDMPGSFHTEWYKIANSKI; encoded by the coding sequence ATGGCTCTCACCAGAATTGGTCTCGCTGGCCTCGCGGTCATGGGCCAGAACCTTGCCCTCAACATTGCCGAGAAAGGCTTCCCCATCTCTGTCTACAACAGGACAACGTCCAAGGTCGATGAGACTGTTCAGCGTGCCAAGCTAGAAGGAAACCTTCCTCTCTATGGTTTCCATGACCCTGCATCCTTTGTCAACTCCATTCAGAAGCCACGTGTCGTCATCATGCTTGTCAAGGCTGGTGCTCCGGTCGACCAGACCATCGCAACGCTCGCAGCACACCTGGAGCAAGGTGACTGCATCGTTGACGGAGGAAACGAGTGGTATGAGAACACAGAAAGGAGGGAGAAGGCCATGGAGGAGCGTGGACTCCTCTACTTAGGGATGGGTGTCTCCGGAGGAGAGGAGGGTGCCCGCCATGGCCCCTCCATGATGCCTGGAGGCTCACTGGAGGCTTACCAGTACATTGAAGACATTCTTCTCAAGGTGTCTGCTCAAGTCCCTGACAGCGGTCCGTGTGTCACATACATTGGGAAGGGTGGATCTGGAAACTTTGTCAAGATGGTTCACAATGGTATCGAGTACGGTGACATGCAGCTGATCGCTGAGGCATATGATGTTCTCAAGTCGGTTGGTAAGCTCACAAACGGTGAGCTGCAGCAGGTTTTTGCCGAGTGGAACAAGGGTGAGCTCCTCAGTTTCTTGGTCGAGATCACTGCTGATATATTCAGCATCAAGGATGACCAGGGTGAAGGCTACTTGGTCGACAAGGTCCTGGACAAGACTGGGATGAAGGGAACCGGCAAGTGGACAGTGCAGCAGGCTGCTGAGCTCTCAGTGGCTGCTCCTACCATTGAGGCGTCCTTGGATTCCAGGTTCCTCAGCGGGTTGAAGGACGAGAGGGTGGCTGCTTCCAAGATCTTCCAAGGTGACTACAGCAGTGGCGAAACTGTGGACAAGGCGCAGCTCATCGAGGATGTGAGGAAAGCTCTGTATGCCTCCAAGATCTGCAGCTATGCCCAGGGCATGAACATCATCAAGGCCAAGAGCGTGGAGAAGGGATGGGGCCTGAACCTGGGCGAGCTGGCCAGGATCTGGAAGGGCGGGTGCATCATCCGCGCCAGCTTCCTGGACCGCATCAAGAAGGCGTACGACAGGAACGGCGAGCTCGCGAACCTCCTCATCGACCCCGAGTTTGCGCAGGAGATCATGGACAGGCAGGCCGCATGGAGGAGGGTCGTGTGCCTCGCCATCAACAACGGCGTGAGCACCCCCGGCATGTCGGCGAGCCTGGCCTACTTTGACTCGTACAGGAGGGAGAGGCTTCCCGCGAACCTCGTGCAGGCCCAGAGGGATTACTTTGGGGCGCACACCTACGAGAGGGTCGACATGCCGGGATCCTTCCACACCGAGTGGTACAAGATCGCCAACTCGAagatctaa